DNA from Prunus persica cultivar Lovell chromosome G6, Prunus_persica_NCBIv2, whole genome shotgun sequence:
TCTGTACACTCTGCCTGGCTGAAATACATGAGTTGCTTGAGATTTCATCAGGTCAGGTTGTGGTAGGTGCAAGGTACATGCTgccaatatttctttttttcaggtTGAGAGCATCTCACAAGTCGCGGAGGATACACTTCCTACTCCTCCTCTTGGGACGTCTGGCGTAGCTGCCTACACTGCCATGCGCCTTCCAGCAGCGCAGCCTCCTGCTCATCCTTTCCTAAACACATCTGACACAACTGCTGGCACCTCTCCACAGCTTCCAGCAGTGCTGCCTCCTTTCCTAAGCACATCCGACACAACTGTCGGCACCTCTCCACAGCTTCCAGCAGTGCTGCCTCCTTTCCTAAGCACATCCGACATAACTTCCGGCACCTCTCCACAGCTTCCAGCAGTGCTGCCTCGTGGTGAGATTATTGATGACAGCCATAAGGAGGATGATGTTTCCATTTCCATGGGGCATTTATCGGAGGAAAGCATGTCTTGGCAAGATTGGGAGAATTCCTTCATGGCGTTCAAAGCCTTTTTTAATGGTGGTGCTAAGATATGTGAGGCCATAACTCTGGGCTTTCatgtggacttccccatcaaTCTCGTGAGGAACCTAGCATGTGCTGTCTTTGGAGTGCGGG
Protein-coding regions in this window:
- the LOC109949489 gene encoding uncharacterized protein LOC109949489 translates to MAGVYVFGTGRGRCRKPALYPLPLEASSVPTSQLGNLDFYLDFSINSSAPSLESSGCGRCKVHAANISFFQVESISQVAEDTLPTPPLGTSGVAAYTAMRLPAAQPPAHPFLNTSDTTAGTSPQLPAVLPPFLSTSDTTVGTSPQLPAVLPPFLSTSDITSGTSPQLPAVLPRGEIIDDSHKEDDVSISMGHLSEESMSWQDWENSFMAFKAFFNGGAKICEAITLGFHVDFPINLVRNLACAVFGVRAIHSMKLSHGSSEVKAAADTLNIKQQELDSQRREVHAFFLAKCVTETTTRSSPRASFVLFGHSS